DNA sequence from the Desulfurellaceae bacterium genome:
TTGATTCCGACCTTTCCCCTGATTCTCTGTTGACGAAGCTCCAAGAGCTGTCGGATTTGCCGGACGGATGGCGATTTGGAGAAGGAATCCCGCCCCAGCTACCTGCGCTTGATACAGCGCGGGAGATTTATCGACAGCTTGCTTCCCTCCGACTCAAGGCCGATGCGTTTCCAGGCGTGGACGGCTCATTGACCCTGGTTTTTTACGCAGATGAGAGATGTGTGGAGGTTCAAATCTCTCGGAATGAAGAAATCAGCGTCTGCGTAGAAGAAGGGGAGGGGTTTGATTTCCAAGAAATAGAGGACATAGAAAACGCCTCGATCGACAATGCGGTGAAAGAGGTGAGGCTTCTTGCTCAGAGATTAGACAGATGGCACTTATCAGACTCCTTCATCCACGAGAATACGACAAAAATTCAAAGCGCTTCCGCAGTTCATGCTTCACCAACTCCAGCGACGGGACAGGAATATCGCTTGTGGATCTTGAATGCATTCGAGAACACCTTACGCCCATATGCGAACACCTCGAACACTATTATCCCAGTGTTGTAGGGGAGCCTATTACGTACTGGCAGATTCCAACCAGTTTGCTGTCTGACACGCAGATTGAAGAAACGCAAAGCGATAGCGGTGACCCCTGCCACCGACAGCTTCTCGGCCTCTCAAATAACCAGAGCAAAAAGTTCTTTAAGCGCTCGTGCCGCCCTGAAGATATCCGAGTCTGCCGGGGCGGAAGCCCGATTCCGTGTAATCAGGAATTACTGGAAGCTATTTTTTCACCTTGAGTCGTCAATTCGCTCTCTGGGTCTGAGCCCGCCGCGTCCTCACTGTGTTACACGCCCGTTTTTTCGGTTAGCAGATTGGTGCAGATTGGTCAAGAGACTTGGCGGAGCGTCACCCAGGGCAACGCTGATCTCGGCCCTGACCTGGGGATCGTCTTCTGTGGCCAGAGCGTGCTGAAGCGCGGTCCTGGCCGCGCGATCATCGAACTGGCCGAGGGCCCAGGCGGCATGACCGCGAATCAGCGCTTCGGGATCGCGTAGCGCATTGCACAGCGGAGCGACGGCTTGGGGATTGCCGCTGTTGCCCAGGGCGATTGCCACGTTGCGCAGCAGGCCGCGACGCTTGGTCCGCCATACCGCAGTCTTGCGAAAGCGCTGACGGAAACCGTCGTCGTCAAGCACCATCAGCGCGGGCAGGGACGGGAACAGGCTTTCGATGACCGCGCGCTCGGGCGCGCCAAACTTTGTGTTCCAGGGACACACCTCCTGGCAGATGTCACAGCCGAAGATCCAGTTGCCGAGCTTGGGACGCAGGTCGAGCGGGATGGCGCCCCGGTGCTCAATCGTCAGATACGACAGGCACAGGGGCGACTTGAGCACATAGCCGTCTTCCAGGGCCTGGGTCGGGCAGGCGTCCAGGCACTGGGTGCAGCGCCCACAGTGGTCCTGGGTCGGACCCTCGCCTTCGAGTTCCAGGCCGACCAGCACCTCGGCCAGGAAGAACCACGAGCCGACCCGCTTGCGCAGCAGCATGGTGTTTTTGCCGAACCAGCCCAGACCGCTGCGGTAGGCCCATTCGCGTTCGAGCAGCGGGCCGGTATCGACATACGGACGAGTCCACACCCCGGGCCGGAGATCGGTCAGGAAGGCGATCAGTTCGCGCAGCCTGGCGCCGATGCGGTCGTGATAGTCCGGCCCGACCGCGTAGGCTGCCATCCGACCGCGCAGTTCCGTTCGCCAGTCCAGCTCGGGCACGGCCGGCGGGGCGTAGGGATAGGCCAGGCAGATGACGCTCTTGGCCTGCGGAAACGCGGTGGCCGGGTCGAGGCGTCGTTCGGGTCGGCGGGCCAGGTAGTGCATGTCCCCGGCGTTGCCCTGCGCCAGCCAGCTGCGCAGGAATTCCTCACGGTCCAGCCGGCCGAGCCGGGCAAATCCGCACTCGGAAAAGCCCAGGGCAGCTGCCTTGTGCCGAATCTGGTCTTCCAAACCCATGCCCCAGTCTAGCATGCCACAACCAGCGACAGAAGAGGACACTCCGGCAATTGACTCCCGGGTCTTGAATACGTATCTTGGCTCCAGGCGAATTGCGACCGACCTGGAGGATGTATGGCAAATGCAGTATTACCGCGTGCCAACGACCAGCTGCCCGATCTGAGTGGCGGCCCGGCGCTGTCCATGACCCCAGAGGCGGCTCAGAAAATCAAGGAAGCGATGGCAAAAGAGGGCCTCAACGAGGGCGGGCTGCGCGTGTCCATCGTTGGCGGCGGCTGTTCGGGCTTTTCCTATAGCCTAAATCTTGATGCCAGTGCCCGCGAGGACGATGTCATTGTCGAGCAGGACGGCGTCAAGCTGCTTGTCGATCCGATCAGTCAACAGTACGTCCACGGCACCGTGCTCGACTATCACGACGGGCTGAGCGGGGCCGGTTTTCGGTTTGTCAATCCCAACGCGGTGCGCACCTGTGGCTGTGGGACCTCGTTTGCGGTGGATGAGGCCGAGAACGGCTGAGACCGGTCCGCACGTCATCTCGGGGCAGGGAACGCCTTTCCGTGCCCTGTTCTCATGGTCCGTTTTCACCACCTGATTTTCGATCTTGACGGGACCCTGGTCGATACCCGGGCCGATCTGGCCGCTGCGGCAAATCGCATGCTGGAGCGGTTCGGCCTGCCGCCCCAGTCTGTCGAGCAGGTCGGCGCGCATATCGGCCAGGGCCCGCGCGTGCTGGTCGAGCGGGTCTTGGGGCCTGCCCACGTCCATCTGGCTGCGGAAGGCTTTGCCGTCTTCATGGACTATTACGCCCAGCACTTGGTCGATCAGTCGGTTGTGTATCCGGGTATCACGCGGGTTTTAGCCACGGCCACGGCTCGTGGCGCAGTCTTGTCGGTGCTCACCAATAAGCCCCAAGCGGCCAGCCGAGCGCTGCTGTCCGGCTTGGAGTTGCTGCCGTTTTTTACCGTCGTGGTTGGCGGAGATACGCTGCCAAAGCCAAAACCCGACCCAATCGGCGTGTGGCATGTGCAGTGCCTGAGTGCGGTACCGCTGGACCGGACTGTACTGATCGGGGACTCGTCCATCGATATCCAAACCGGCCGGGCCGCAGGTATTCTGACCTGTGGGGTAGGCTGGGGATTTGACGCCCGAGGGCTGGCCGAATCCGCTCCCGATTTTCTGGTGAGATCGGCCGAGGAGTTGCTGGCGGTGCTTGAGGGCTAGGCCAAGACCGGCCGCAAACGCTCGGCCATTCTGACCGTCTGCCAGGTTTCCGCGACATCGTGGGCCCGAATAATATGGGCGCCGTTGTAGACCGCAATCGCCGCGCAGGCCAGCGAACCGGCCAGCCGTCCGGCCGCCTCGGACTGGCCGGTGATTTTACCGATGAACGACTTACGCGAGGCGCCGACCAATAGCGGCAGGCCAAACGAGCGCAAACCGCCCAACTCGCGCAGCGCCGTACAGTCCCACTCGTGCCAGGCGATTTGAGGCTGGCGAAAAAATCCGATGCCCGGGTCGAGCACAATGCGGCCGGTGGGGATACCGGCCCGGCGGGCAAGAGCCAAGCTGTCGTTGAGGGCGGTGTGAATCCGGCCCGGGGGAGAGCCCCGACCGGGAGACGGCTCGCTGGCCATGAGGACAACGCTTACCCCCGCCTCGGCCACACACCCGGCCATGGCCGGGTCATGTTTCAGGCCGCTGACGTCATTGATGAGCCGGGCTCCGGCGGCCAGGGCTGCCCGGGCCACGCCGGCCCGCTTGGTGTCGGCAGACACGGGCACGTCGAGCCGGGCGGTCAGGGCCTCAATGGCCGGGGCCAGACGGTCGGTCTCTTCGGCCTCGGAAATGTGGGTTTTCAGGTAGGGGGCGGTGGACATCGCCCCAAGGTCAATGATATCAGCTCCCTCGCTCACCTGCTGTTCGGCAGCCTGGATCAAGCGGTCGAGGCGGGTGTGGACCGATCCGCCGTAGAAAGATTCCGGACTGACATTCAGCACCCCCATGACACGGACCGGGGCGGTATCGCCGACGCTGAGGTCGGCCAGCTGAGACGTGACGGGTGGCATGGGTAGGGTACCGGAAGAGCGGGAGCTGTAGCGGCTCAGAACCGTTGCCGTGGACAACACCAAGCGGAAAAAGTGCTTTCCGATCCGGTTCTTTGATTGCCAGCCCCCATATTTTCTTCTACACTACCACGCCAGGAGAGAGGAGAACAGGCATGATAAAGCTGTACGATTTTCCACAGAGTCCGAACTGTCAGAAGGTGAAGCTGGTTCTGGCAGAAAAGGATCTCTCGTATGAGACGGTCTTTGTGGATTTGATGAACAACGCGCAGCGCAGCGCAGATTTTCTGCGTCTCAATCCGTACGGCAAGGTCCCGGTCCTGATTGACGAAGACGAGGTGATTTACGATTCGACCATCATCAACGAGTATTTGGACGACGAATATCCGCATCCGCCCCTGATGCCGACCGGGTCCGACGAACGCGCCCAGGCGCGTCTGTTTGAAGATTTTGCCGACAACTCCTTTATTCCCCAGAGCAATGTGCTGGCCACCGAGCTGTCGAAAGCGGCCGATCAGATTGACCAGGAGCGGATTCAGCGCTACCGCTCAGACCTCGTCCGGGTGTTGGAGTTTCTCGACCGGCATCTGGAAGGCAAGGAGTACCTGGTCCAGGAATTTTCGCTGGCCGATGTCGCGTTTGTCCCGCGTCTGCTGGTCTTGGCACCCCTGGGGGTGACCGTGCCCGAGAGCCTGACGAATGTCATGGCCTGGATAGAGCGCCTCGGGCAACGCCCGTCTGTCCAAAAACTCCAGCACGAACTGACCGCATAGCCGGCGACAGATCAGCCGCGCGGAGGCAGGATTGTAAAAGGGAGGCTCCGTATGTCAGACTTGCCAGATATTATTCCAGTCTTTCCGCTGCCCAACGTCGTCCTGTTTCCCGGGGTCCAGCTGCCGCTGCATATTTTTGAACCGCGCTATCGGGCCATGGTGCGTGATGCCTATGACAGCTCGCCGTCCCTGATCGGCATGTCGCTGCTGCGCGGCGAGGACTGGCGGGCCAACTATGAGGGCAACCCGCCGATCTATGCGATTGGCTGTGTGGGAGAGATGGCGCGTATGGACCTCCAGCCGGACGGGCGGTCCAATATCCTGCTCCAGGGCTTGCGCGAGTACGAGGTGCAGGAGGAAATCCAGACCAAAGCCTACCGCCAGGCGCGGGTCAAGTGGCGGCCGCTCGAAAAAACTACGCTGGCCCAGGACATGCGCCAGGAACTGCGCGAGCTGCTCAGGCGCTATCTGCCCGAGAGCGCCAATGTTGAAAAGTTTCTGGCCGACCCGTCGGTTGAGGACGGCTTTTTCGTGAATTTCTTCGCCTTTCACCTGGGGCTTCAGCCGATTGAGAAACAGAGTTTGATCGAAGCCGTCGGTCTGTCCGAGCGAGCCCGCTGTCTGCGCGATATCCTCGATTTCAAGCTGACCGAGTCCAGTCTGGGCAAGCCCAAGGGCGACAAGTCGCGGATGCATTAAACCCGGTCCACACTCGAGGTGAGCGCTGGTCTCTTCCTAATGAAGCGGTCATTACCGTTCGCCTCGCCGCACCCGACTCACCTTGACAAAGCCCGGCCGCCTCATAATAGTGTGGCCGGGCGGGGGAGCTATGAAACGCAAAGAAGACATGACGTGGTGGGAGCGTTTGTATCTCCCGGAGATTGTGCGCGGCCTGCTGGTCACCACCTCCCATTTTTGGCGCAATCTGGCCTTGCACGCCCTGCACGCGGTCGGGCTGGCCACCCACAAACGCGCCGCAGCGACGATTCAGTACCCCGAAGAGCGCCGACGCTATCCCGATGTGTACCGGGGCAGCCATCGCCTGACCCTCAAAGAAGACGGTTCGGTGCGCTGCACCTCGTGTTTTTTGTGCGCGACCGCCTGTCCGGCCAACTGCATCCACATCGAGGCCGGGGAACACCCCGACCCGCAGGTCGAAAAGTTCCCTGTCCGCTACGAGATCGACACCCTGCGCTGCATTTACTGCGGCATGTGTGTCGAGGCCTGTCCGTGCGACGCGATTCGCATGGATACCTATGTCCATCCCCGAATCTGGGGCTATGACCGCCGGGATTTCATTGAGAGCAAAGAGGTCCTGATGCAGCGCTCCCGGACCCTGGCCGAGGGCGGGCGCGATTCGCTGATGGTCCAGATGTTGGAAAGTTACCAAGACGCCGACCGGTAGGAGCCACAGCTGGCTCAGCCGGGTAAGAGGGGACGTATGGCCAAGACGTATAAAGAGCTGATGGACGAAGCCCGTGAGACTATTCCCGAGCTGACGATTGATGAGGTCAAGGAGCGGACCGAGCGGGGCGAAGACTGGGCCGTCTTAGATGTCCGCGAGCGCGAGGAGTACCGCGAGGGGCATCTTGAGGGTGCGATTCCGCTGCCGCGCGGATTTCTGGAGATGCGGGTCGAGGAGACCCTGCCGGACAAAACCCGGCCGATCATCGCCTACTGCGCCGGGGGGGTGCGCTCCCTGATCGCCGCCCGGACGATGCAGGAGATGGGCTATGAGAACGTCAGCTCCATGTCCGGCGGCTATACCGCGTGGAAAAACGCGGGCTACGAATGGGTAGCCGACCGCCAGTTCTCCCAGGAGCAGATTACCCGCTACGCCCGTCACTTTACCCTGCCGGACGTGGGCGAGCAGGGTCAGGCCAAACTCCTGGACGCCAAGGTCTTGTGTGTCGGCGCGGGCGGCCTGGGCTCGCCGGTGGCCTACTATTTGGCTGCGGCCGGGGTCGGCACAATCGGTATTGCCGATCACGATACGGTCGATATGAGCAACCTCCAGCGCCAGATTCTGCATACCAATGACCGGGTGGGCATGCCCAAGGTGGAGTCGGCCCAGCTGACCCTGCAAGCCCTGAACCCGGATGTCGACGTCATTCCCATCCAGGAACGGCTGTCGTCCGAGAACGTGATGCGGATCATCAAGGACTACGACGTGGTCATCAACGGCTGCGATAACTTCCCGACCCGCTATCTCATCAATGACGCGTGTGTCATGGCCAAGAAGATTCTGGTTGACGGCTCGATCTTCCAGTTCGAGGGCCAGGCGACGGTCTTCTCACCGGACGAAGGGCCGTGCTACCGCTGTCTGTTTCCCGAGCCGCCGCCGCCGGGCATGGCTCCCAGCTGCGCCGAGGCCGGCGTGCTGGGTGTGCTGCCGGGCCTGGTCGGCTGTGTCCAGGCTCTGGAAGCCCTCAAGGTGATTCTCGGCGTCGGAACGCCGCTGATCGGCCGTATGATTCACTTTGATACGCTCAGCACCGAAATTCGGGTGCTCAAGCTGCGCCGCGACCCGAACTGCCTGGTGTGCAGCGAAGACCCACAGATTACCGAGCTGATCGACTACGAGGAATTCTGCGGACTGCGGACGGCCAACGCGGCCTGAGCAAGGCTTTCGGGATGGCGGATACCATACGCATTTCGGTCAAACTCTTTGCCACCCTCAAAAAATACCTCCCGGCCGCAGCGCAGGCCTCGGTCAGCCTGACCCTGCCGGCCGGGTCTGTCGTTCAAGACGCTGTTGAAGCCCTGCACATCCCGCGTGAACAGGCCGGGTTGCTGGTTGCGGGAGATGTGTATGTCGAGCCCCACGCCCCGCTGTCTGACGGGCAGGAGCTGAGCATCTTCCCGCCGCTGGCCGGCGGGCTCAATGTCCTGCATTTGCCCTGCTGAGGAGAATCTGATCGTGAGCCAAGCTCTTGTCGCGCTCCAAGCCGTTGCCCAGAAACTGCGCATTCACTCCCTCCGCTCGACCGCCGAGGCCGGCTCGGGCCATCCGACCTCGTGCCTGTCGGCCGCCGAACTGATGGCTGCGGTGTTCTTCGGAACCATGCGTTTTGATCCCCACGATCCGAGCAATCCGACCAACGACCGCTTCGTGCTATCCAAGGGTCACGCCGCGCCGGTGCTGTACGCCTCGCTGGCCGAGGCCGGCGCTCTGCCGGTCGAGCAGTTGATGGATCTGCGCAAAATCTCCAGTGACCTGGAGGGCCACCCCACGCCGCGCATTCCATGGGTCGGGGCGGCCACCGGCTCGCTCGGCCAGGGGCTATCGGTCGGGGTCGGCATGGCCCTGAACGCCAAGTACATCGACCGGCTCGATTACCGGGTGTACGTCCTGCTGGGCGACGGCGAGGTGGCCGAAGGCGGGGTGTGGGAGGCGGCTGCCATGGCCAGCCATTACGGCCTGAATAATCTGATCGGGATCATTGATGTCAACGGCATCGGTCAGAGCCAGCGGACCATGTTCGAGTTTGATGTCGATGCCTACCGCCAGCGCTTTGCCGCCTTTGGCTGGCAGACCTTTGTGGTCGACGGCCATAATATCGAAGACATCCTGGCGGCCTTGTCCGAGGCTGAGCAGGTCAGCGACCGACCGGTCATGCTGGTGGCCAGGACCTGCAAGGGCAAGGGGGTGTCGTTTCTCGAGGATAAGGACGGCATGCACGGCAAGCCGCTCACAAAAGGCGAGCAGCTCGATCAGGCCCTGCAAGAAGTCCGGGTGCCCGGCAACGGCACGCCGCCACCGATTCGCCGGCCGGCTGCACTGTCTGAGGCGAGACCGGCTGTAACGCCCCGGCCCATGCCCGCGCCGAGCTATGACCTCGGTGAAAAAATCGCCACCCGGGCGGCCTACGGCACGGCCCTGGCCAAGCTGGGCGAGGTGCAGCCGCTGGTCGTGGCTCTGGACGGCGATACCAAGAACTCAACCTTTGCCGAGCGCTTTGTGGAGTCCCATCCCGAGCGCTACTTCGAGAGCTACATTGCCGAGCAGAATATGGTTGGGGCGGCGGTGGGTCTGGCCGCGTGCGGTAAAATTCCGTTTGTTTCGACCTTTGCCGCGTTTCTGACCCGCGCCTTTGACCATATTCGGATGGCCGCCATCTCGGGCGTTGCCATCAACTACGCCGGCTCACATTGCGGCGTGTCAATCGGCGAAGACGGGCCGTCGCAGATGGGTTTGGAAGACCTGGCCATGATGCGGGCGATTCCGAATTCGACCGTTCTGTATCCGTCCGATGCGGTGTCGGCCGAGCGCCTGGTGGCGGCTGCGGCCGAACTCAGCGGCACGACCTATATCCGCACCTCGCGGCCGGCCACGCCGGTGCTGTACGCCAACACCGAGGCGTTTCCGGTCGGCGGCAGCAAGCTTGTGCGCTCCAGCGACCGGGACCAACTGACGGTGGTGGCGGCCGGCGTGACCCTGCACGAAGCCCTGTCCGCAGCCGACACTTTGCAGGCCGCGGGCATCAACATCCGCGTCCTGGACGCCTATTCGGTCAAGCCGCTGGATGCCGAGGGGATTCTCAGCGCGGCCCGCGACACCCACAACACCCTGATTGTGGTTGAGGATCACTACTACGACGGCGGGCTGGGGGATGCGGTGTTGAACGCGGTGGCAACCCACGGCATACAGGTCCACAAGCTGGCGGTCACCGAGGTGCCGCGCTCGGGCAAGTCGGCCGAGCTGCTGGACGCCTTCGGCATCAGCGCCGGGAGAATTGCCGAGCGGGTCAAGAGCCTGGTGGGCTAAACGCACCGGTCTGTCTGTCCCCCTTTGCGAAAACCGGTGTACTCAGCATCGCTCGCCGCCGCTCGCGCTCGCTCTGATACTCGCGTCGGGAAATCTCCCTTTTGCAACGTGTGATGCGGCGGGTAGGGGCGGGTTTCAAACCCGCCCCTACTACTCTACCCTCCGAAATCTCCGGTGCCGGTCTCTCGCGTTCGCGGGAATGAGTCGAAAGCGCCGGTTTATCCTTTTTTCCGAAAGCC
Encoded proteins:
- the queG gene encoding tRNA epoxyqueuosine(34) reductase QueG, with the translated sequence MLDWGMGLEDQIRHKAAALGFSECGFARLGRLDREEFLRSWLAQGNAGDMHYLARRPERRLDPATAFPQAKSVICLAYPYAPPAVPELDWRTELRGRMAAYAVGPDYHDRIGARLRELIAFLTDLRPGVWTRPYVDTGPLLEREWAYRSGLGWFGKNTMLLRKRVGSWFFLAEVLVGLELEGEGPTQDHCGRCTQCLDACPTQALEDGYVLKSPLCLSYLTIEHRGAIPLDLRPKLGNWIFGCDICQEVCPWNTKFGAPERAVIESLFPSLPALMVLDDDGFRQRFRKTAVWRTKRRGLLRNVAIALGNSGNPQAVAPLCNALRDPEALIRGHAAWALGQFDDRAARTALQHALATEDDPQVRAEISVALGDAPPSLLTNLHQSANRKNGRVTQ
- the erpA gene encoding iron-sulfur cluster insertion protein ErpA, giving the protein MANAVLPRANDQLPDLSGGPALSMTPEAAQKIKEAMAKEGLNEGGLRVSIVGGGCSGFSYSLNLDASAREDDVIVEQDGVKLLVDPISQQYVHGTVLDYHDGLSGAGFRFVNPNAVRTCGCGTSFAVDEAENG
- a CDS encoding HAD hydrolase-like protein, which produces MVRFHHLIFDLDGTLVDTRADLAAAANRMLERFGLPPQSVEQVGAHIGQGPRVLVERVLGPAHVHLAAEGFAVFMDYYAQHLVDQSVVYPGITRVLATATARGAVLSVLTNKPQAASRALLSGLELLPFFTVVVGGDTLPKPKPDPIGVWHVQCLSAVPLDRTVLIGDSSIDIQTGRAAGILTCGVGWGFDARGLAESAPDFLVRSAEELLAVLEG
- the folP gene encoding dihydropteroate synthase, which gives rise to MPPVTSQLADLSVGDTAPVRVMGVLNVSPESFYGGSVHTRLDRLIQAAEQQVSEGADIIDLGAMSTAPYLKTHISEAEETDRLAPAIEALTARLDVPVSADTKRAGVARAALAAGARLINDVSGLKHDPAMAGCVAEAGVSVVLMASEPSPGRGSPPGRIHTALNDSLALARRAGIPTGRIVLDPGIGFFRQPQIAWHEWDCTALRELGGLRSFGLPLLVGASRKSFIGKITGQSEAAGRLAGSLACAAIAVYNGAHIIRAHDVAETWQTVRMAERLRPVLA
- a CDS encoding glutathione S-transferase family protein encodes the protein MIKLYDFPQSPNCQKVKLVLAEKDLSYETVFVDLMNNAQRSADFLRLNPYGKVPVLIDEDEVIYDSTIINEYLDDEYPHPPLMPTGSDERAQARLFEDFADNSFIPQSNVLATELSKAADQIDQERIQRYRSDLVRVLEFLDRHLEGKEYLVQEFSLADVAFVPRLLVLAPLGVTVPESLTNVMAWIERLGQRPSVQKLQHELTA
- a CDS encoding LON peptidase substrate-binding domain-containing protein, which translates into the protein MSDLPDIIPVFPLPNVVLFPGVQLPLHIFEPRYRAMVRDAYDSSPSLIGMSLLRGEDWRANYEGNPPIYAIGCVGEMARMDLQPDGRSNILLQGLREYEVQEEIQTKAYRQARVKWRPLEKTTLAQDMRQELRELLRRYLPESANVEKFLADPSVEDGFFVNFFAFHLGLQPIEKQSLIEAVGLSERARCLRDILDFKLTESSLGKPKGDKSRMH
- a CDS encoding NADH-quinone oxidoreductase subunit I, giving the protein MKRKEDMTWWERLYLPEIVRGLLVTTSHFWRNLALHALHAVGLATHKRAAATIQYPEERRRYPDVYRGSHRLTLKEDGSVRCTSCFLCATACPANCIHIEAGEHPDPQVEKFPVRYEIDTLRCIYCGMCVEACPCDAIRMDTYVHPRIWGYDRRDFIESKEVLMQRSRTLAEGGRDSLMVQMLESYQDADR
- the moeB gene encoding molybdopterin-synthase adenylyltransferase MoeB codes for the protein MAKTYKELMDEARETIPELTIDEVKERTERGEDWAVLDVREREEYREGHLEGAIPLPRGFLEMRVEETLPDKTRPIIAYCAGGVRSLIAARTMQEMGYENVSSMSGGYTAWKNAGYEWVADRQFSQEQITRYARHFTLPDVGEQGQAKLLDAKVLCVGAGGLGSPVAYYLAAAGVGTIGIADHDTVDMSNLQRQILHTNDRVGMPKVESAQLTLQALNPDVDVIPIQERLSSENVMRIIKDYDVVINGCDNFPTRYLINDACVMAKKILVDGSIFQFEGQATVFSPDEGPCYRCLFPEPPPPGMAPSCAEAGVLGVLPGLVGCVQALEALKVILGVGTPLIGRMIHFDTLSTEIRVLKLRRDPNCLVCSEDPQITELIDYEEFCGLRTANAA
- a CDS encoding MoaD/ThiS family protein; translation: MADTIRISVKLFATLKKYLPAAAQASVSLTLPAGSVVQDAVEALHIPREQAGLLVAGDVYVEPHAPLSDGQELSIFPPLAGGLNVLHLPC
- a CDS encoding transketolase, yielding MSQALVALQAVAQKLRIHSLRSTAEAGSGHPTSCLSAAELMAAVFFGTMRFDPHDPSNPTNDRFVLSKGHAAPVLYASLAEAGALPVEQLMDLRKISSDLEGHPTPRIPWVGAATGSLGQGLSVGVGMALNAKYIDRLDYRVYVLLGDGEVAEGGVWEAAAMASHYGLNNLIGIIDVNGIGQSQRTMFEFDVDAYRQRFAAFGWQTFVVDGHNIEDILAALSEAEQVSDRPVMLVARTCKGKGVSFLEDKDGMHGKPLTKGEQLDQALQEVRVPGNGTPPPIRRPAALSEARPAVTPRPMPAPSYDLGEKIATRAAYGTALAKLGEVQPLVVALDGDTKNSTFAERFVESHPERYFESYIAEQNMVGAAVGLAACGKIPFVSTFAAFLTRAFDHIRMAAISGVAINYAGSHCGVSIGEDGPSQMGLEDLAMMRAIPNSTVLYPSDAVSAERLVAAAAELSGTTYIRTSRPATPVLYANTEAFPVGGSKLVRSSDRDQLTVVAAGVTLHEALSAADTLQAAGINIRVLDAYSVKPLDAEGILSAARDTHNTLIVVEDHYYDGGLGDAVLNAVATHGIQVHKLAVTEVPRSGKSAELLDAFGISAGRIAERVKSLVG